One stretch of Pseudomonas sp. NC02 DNA includes these proteins:
- a CDS encoding helix-turn-helix domain-containing protein codes for MSSNTRDIRIERFDLEGACSWMSGICGPHRLQTATPERIRFHHSANVFKSRATTLGIIEYGTDVTIDIEDAEHFSSYSLTLPLVGEQELSKNGVRLSSNRDQGVIISPNEHQVLEISGDCRKLQVVITRAAMSESLEGLLQRPIEAPLRFESAMDAVDGASASWWRMARYFIAELERSSELYDQVAFTRDLESSLIKGLILAQPNNYSEELRDVLGVKLPHYLIRARQYIHDNAREAVHLEDLEAAAGVSRFKLFDAFRKYFALSPMAYLKKYRLGAVRQQILEHGSTRTISEIALGWGFTHLGRFSAEYRKLFDESPSQTLQRNDARRMRG; via the coding sequence ATGAGTAGCAATACACGCGATATACGTATCGAGCGCTTCGACCTTGAAGGCGCCTGCAGCTGGATGTCCGGCATTTGCGGGCCGCACCGCCTGCAAACCGCGACGCCGGAGCGCATCCGCTTTCACCACAGCGCCAATGTGTTCAAGTCCCGCGCCACGACGCTGGGGATTATCGAATACGGCACCGACGTCACCATCGACATCGAAGACGCCGAGCACTTCAGCAGCTACAGCCTGACCCTGCCGCTGGTGGGCGAGCAGGAACTGAGCAAGAACGGCGTACGGCTCAGCTCCAACCGTGACCAGGGCGTGATCATTTCGCCCAACGAACATCAGGTGCTGGAGATCTCCGGCGACTGCCGCAAGTTGCAGGTGGTGATCACCCGCGCGGCGATGAGCGAATCCCTGGAAGGCCTGCTGCAGCGGCCGATTGAAGCGCCGCTGCGCTTCGAGTCGGCGATGGACGCGGTGGACGGCGCTTCCGCGTCGTGGTGGCGCATGGCGCGGTATTTCATCGCCGAACTGGAGCGCAGCAGCGAGCTGTATGACCAGGTGGCGTTTACCCGGGACCTGGAAAGCTCGCTGATCAAGGGCCTGATCCTGGCCCAGCCGAACAACTATTCCGAAGAACTGCGGGACGTGCTGGGGGTGAAGCTGCCGCACTATTTGATTCGTGCCCGACAGTACATCCACGACAACGCCCGGGAAGCGGTGCACCTGGAGGATCTGGAGGCGGCGGCGGGCGTTTCGCGCTTCAAGCTGTTCGATGCCTTCCGCAAATACTTCGCCCTGTCGCCCATGGCCTATCTGAAGAAATACCGCCTGGGTGCCGTGCGCCAGCAAATCCTCGAACATGGCTCCACGCGCACCATCTCCGAAATCGCCCTGGGCTGGGGCTTTACTCATCTGGGGCGATTCTCGGCCGAATACCGCAAGCTGTTCGACGAATCCCCCAGCCAGACCCTGCAACGCAACGACGCCCGGCGCATGCGTGGATGA
- a CDS encoding LysR family transcriptional regulator, producing MELRHLRYFQVLGETLNFTRAAERLHIAQPPLSRQIQQLEDELGVVLLERGRPLRLTEAGRFFYEHANVLLEQLGKVCDNTRRIGLGQKTWLGIGFAPSTLYGVLPELIRRLRSHDGLELELGLSEMTTLQQVEALKAGRIDVGFGRIRIDDPAIVQRVLVEDRLVAVLPAGHPLLGAPATLAQLAAEPFVLYPGNPRPSYADHVIALFDAHGLSLKVSQWTNELQTAIGLVGAGMGVTLVPASVQVLHRADIGYTPVVEATATSPIILSRRINDQSPGLSHCLQLVEELI from the coding sequence ATGGAACTGCGCCATCTGCGTTACTTCCAGGTGCTGGGGGAAACCCTCAACTTCACCCGCGCCGCCGAACGCCTGCACATTGCCCAGCCGCCGCTGAGCCGGCAGATCCAGCAATTGGAGGACGAACTGGGTGTGGTGCTGCTGGAACGTGGGCGCCCGTTGCGCCTGACCGAAGCCGGGCGGTTTTTCTATGAGCACGCCAATGTGCTGCTGGAGCAACTGGGCAAGGTGTGTGACAACACCCGGCGCATCGGCCTTGGGCAGAAAACCTGGCTGGGCATCGGTTTTGCGCCGTCGACGCTGTACGGCGTGCTGCCGGAGTTGATTCGCCGGCTGCGCAGCCACGATGGCCTGGAGCTGGAGTTGGGCCTGTCGGAGATGACCACGCTGCAACAGGTTGAAGCTCTCAAGGCCGGGCGGATTGACGTGGGCTTCGGGCGGATTCGCATCGACGACCCGGCCATTGTGCAGCGGGTGTTGGTGGAGGACCGGTTGGTGGCGGTGTTGCCCGCCGGACATCCCCTGCTGGGCGCCCCGGCCACCCTGGCGCAATTGGCCGCTGAACCCTTCGTGCTGTATCCCGGCAACCCGCGCCCGAGCTACGCCGACCATGTGATCGCGCTGTTCGATGCCCATGGCTTGAGCCTGAAGGTTTCGCAGTGGACCAACGAATTGCAGACCGCCATTGGTCTGGTCGGCGCAGGCATGGGCGTGACCCTGGTACCCGCCTCGGTGCAGGTGCTGCACCGCGCAGACATTGGCTATACGCCGGTGGTGGAGGCCACCGCCACGTCGCCGATCATTCTCAGCCGGCGGATCAATGACCAGTCGCCGGGGCTCAGTCATTGCCTGCAACTGGTGGAAGAGTTGATTTAA
- a CDS encoding muconate cycloisomerase family protein — MPICAIESIETIIVDLPTIRPHKLAMHTMQNQTLVIIRVRCADGIEGIGESTTIGGLSYGNESPDSIKINIDRHFAPLLLGQDASNINAAMLRLERSIRGNTFAKSGIESALLDALGKRLNLPVSELLGGRVRDALPVAWTLASGNTEKDIAEAEKMLDLRRHRIFKLKIGAGEVSQDLAHVIAIKKALGDRASVRVDVNQAWDEAVALRACKVLGDNGIDLIEQPISRNNRGGMVRLNLSSPAPIMADESIECVEDAFNLAREGAASVFALKIAKNGGPRAVLRTAAIAEAAGIGLYGGTMLEGGIGTLASAHAFLTLNKLAWDTELFGPLLLTEDILAEPLVYRDFHLHVSTAPGLGLAIDEERLAFFRRDN; from the coding sequence ATGCCGATTTGCGCCATCGAGTCGATCGAGACCATCATCGTCGATCTCCCTACCATCCGCCCGCACAAGCTGGCGATGCACACGATGCAGAACCAGACCCTGGTGATCATCCGCGTGCGCTGCGCCGACGGTATCGAAGGCATCGGTGAATCCACCACCATCGGCGGCCTGAGCTACGGCAATGAAAGCCCCGACAGCATCAAGATCAACATCGACCGGCACTTCGCGCCGCTGCTGCTCGGCCAGGACGCGAGCAACATCAATGCCGCCATGTTGCGCCTGGAGCGCAGCATCCGGGGCAACACCTTTGCCAAGTCGGGTATCGAAAGCGCCTTGCTCGACGCCCTCGGTAAACGCCTGAATTTGCCGGTCAGCGAATTGCTCGGCGGCCGCGTGCGGGACGCCTTGCCGGTGGCCTGGACCCTGGCCAGCGGCAACACCGAAAAAGACATCGCCGAGGCCGAGAAGATGCTCGACCTGCGCCGCCACCGCATTTTCAAATTGAAGATCGGCGCCGGTGAAGTCAGCCAGGACCTGGCCCACGTCATCGCGATCAAAAAAGCCCTGGGCGACCGCGCCAGTGTGCGGGTCGACGTCAACCAGGCCTGGGACGAAGCCGTGGCCCTGCGCGCCTGCAAGGTGCTGGGGGACAACGGTATCGACCTGATCGAACAACCGATCTCGCGCAACAACCGCGGCGGCATGGTGCGGCTCAACCTGTCGAGCCCGGCGCCGATCATGGCCGACGAATCCATCGAATGCGTGGAAGATGCCTTCAACCTGGCCCGCGAAGGCGCGGCCTCGGTGTTCGCCCTGAAGATCGCCAAAAACGGCGGGCCGCGTGCGGTATTGCGCACCGCGGCGATTGCCGAAGCGGCGGGCATCGGCCTGTACGGCGGCACCATGCTTGAAGGCGGTATCGGCACCCTGGCCTCGGCCCATGCCTTTCTCACCTTGAACAAACTGGCGTGGGACACCGAGCTGTTCGGCCCGCTGCTGCTCACCGAAGACATCCTCGCCGAGCCGCTGGTGTACCGCGATTTCCACCTGCATGTCTCCACCGCTCCGGGCCTGGGCCTGGCCATCGATGAAGAGCGCCTGGCGTTCTTCCGTCGCGATAACTAA
- the catC gene encoding muconolactone Delta-isomerase: MLFHVKMTVNLPVDMNPERAAGLKAEEKAFSQRLQEQGKWRHLWRIAGLYANYSVFDVDSVQELHDLLMQLPLYPYMAIEVNALCRHPSSIREDDR; this comes from the coding sequence ATGTTGTTCCACGTAAAAATGACCGTGAACCTGCCCGTCGACATGAACCCCGAGCGCGCTGCCGGCCTCAAGGCTGAAGAAAAAGCCTTCTCCCAGCGGCTGCAGGAGCAAGGCAAATGGCGCCACCTGTGGCGCATCGCCGGGCTGTACGCCAACTACAGCGTGTTCGATGTCGACAGCGTGCAGGAACTGCATGACCTGTTGATGCAACTGCCGCTTTATCCTTACATGGCCATCGAAGTGAATGCCCTGTGCCGGCATCCATCGTCGATCCGTGAGGATGATCGCTGA
- the catA gene encoding catechol 1,2-dioxygenase, which yields MSIRLSQTAHAQQFLEEASGNLNDGGNPRAKALIYRILRDTVNIIEDLEVTPEEFWKAVNYLNELGKNQEAGLLAAGLGLEHYLDMLMDAADEEAGKSGGTPRTIEGPLYVAGAPLSKFEARLDDGQDPGVPLFMQGQVRDTNGKPLAGAIVDVWQANTGGTYSWFDSTQSEFNLRRRIETDAQGNYRFRSIVPSGYGCPPTGPTQQLLDQLGRHGQRPAHIHFFISAPGHRHLTTQINLSDDPYLHDDFAYATRDELIAEIRFSEDANLAKEFGVEGQFAQIDFDFELQPAAAPVEQKRMQRVRALED from the coding sequence ATGTCCATCCGACTTTCCCAGACTGCTCATGCCCAACAGTTTCTCGAAGAAGCCAGCGGCAACCTTAACGACGGCGGCAACCCACGGGCCAAGGCGCTGATCTACCGGATCCTGCGGGACACGGTGAACATCATCGAAGACCTGGAAGTGACTCCGGAAGAGTTCTGGAAGGCGGTCAACTACCTCAACGAACTGGGCAAGAACCAGGAAGCCGGCTTGCTCGCGGCAGGCCTGGGCCTGGAGCATTACCTGGACATGCTGATGGACGCGGCGGACGAGGAAGCCGGCAAGTCCGGCGGCACCCCGCGCACCATCGAAGGCCCGCTGTATGTGGCCGGTGCGCCGCTGTCCAAGTTCGAGGCGCGGCTGGACGACGGGCAGGACCCGGGCGTGCCGCTGTTCATGCAGGGCCAGGTGCGCGACACCAATGGCAAGCCGTTGGCGGGGGCGATTGTCGATGTATGGCAGGCCAATACCGGTGGTACGTATTCGTGGTTTGACAGCACGCAGTCGGAGTTCAACCTGCGTCGGCGAATCGAGACCGATGCCCAGGGCAACTACCGTTTTCGCAGCATCGTGCCGTCGGGGTATGGCTGCCCGCCGACCGGCCCGACCCAGCAGTTGCTGGACCAGTTGGGGCGCCATGGCCAGCGGCCGGCGCATATCCACTTCTTCATCTCGGCGCCGGGCCATCGGCACCTGACCACGCAGATCAACCTGTCGGATGATCCGTACCTGCATGATGATTTTGCCTATGCGACGCGGGATGAGTTGATCGCCGAAATTCGCTTCAGCGAGGACGCGAACCTGGCGAAGGAATTTGGTGTGGAAGGGCAGTTTGCGCAGATTGATTTTGACTTTGAGTTGCAGCCTGCGGCGGCGCCGGTAGAACAAAAGCGCATGCAGCGAGTGCGCGCCCTCGAAGACTGA
- a CDS encoding Lrp/AsnC family transcriptional regulator: MILDATDLRLLHFLQQDGRISNQELAEKVALSPSACLRRLRLLESEGIISGYRAVLNAEQLGIELEAIVHLSLRQDVEDWHETFIKKVQGWPEVASAYVITGASNYVLRVQARNLKHFSDFIVNHLNRTAGVMDIRSEIVLQKIKDRDDLLDLVVRK; encoded by the coding sequence ATGATTCTCGACGCCACCGACCTGCGCCTTCTGCATTTCCTGCAACAGGATGGCCGTATCAGTAACCAGGAACTGGCGGAGAAAGTCGCCCTGTCGCCGTCGGCCTGCCTGCGGCGTTTGCGCCTGCTGGAAAGCGAGGGAATCATCAGTGGTTATCGGGCGGTGTTGAACGCCGAGCAGCTGGGGATCGAGCTGGAGGCCATCGTCCACCTGTCGTTACGCCAGGATGTGGAGGATTGGCACGAGACGTTTATCAAGAAGGTGCAAGGGTGGCCGGAGGTGGCCAGTGCGTACGTGATTACCGGGGCGAGCAATTATGTGCTGCGGGTGCAGGCGCGCAACCTCAAGCATTTTTCTGACTTTATCGTGAACCACCTGAACCGCACGGCGGGGGTGATGGATATTCGCTCGGAGATCGTGCTGCAGAAGATCAAGGATCGGGATGATCTGCTCGATCTGGTTGTTCGCAAATAG
- the kynU gene encoding kynureninase: MTTRTHCLTLDAQDPLAPLRNQFALPAGVIYLDGNSLGARPVAALERAQAVIAEEWGNGLIRSWNSAGWADLSQRLGNRLAPLIGARDGEVVITDTTSINLFKVLSAALTVQRERAPSRKVIVSEASNFPTDLYIAEGLTELLQQGYSLRLVNSPDELPKAIDQDTAVVMLTHVNYKTGYMYDMQAQTALSHECGALAIWDLAHSAGAVPIDLHQAGADYAIGCTYKYLNGGPGSQAFVWVNPALVDVVTQPLSGWFGHTRQFAMESRYAPSQGIARYLCGTQPITSLAMVECGLDIFAQTDMASLRSKSLALTDLFIELVESCCAAHDLTLITPREHARRGSHVSFEHPEGYAVIQALIARGVIGDYREPRIMRFGFTPLYTSFAEVWDAVEILGEILDQKTWDQPQFKVRHSVT, translated from the coding sequence ATGACCACCCGCACCCATTGCCTGACCCTCGACGCCCAGGATCCGCTGGCGCCATTGCGCAACCAATTCGCCTTGCCGGCCGGGGTCATCTACCTCGACGGCAACTCCCTCGGTGCGCGCCCGGTAGCGGCACTGGAACGGGCGCAAGCGGTGATCGCCGAGGAGTGGGGCAATGGCCTGATTCGCAGTTGGAACAGTGCCGGCTGGGCCGACCTGTCCCAGCGCCTGGGCAATCGCCTGGCACCGCTGATCGGTGCCCGCGACGGTGAAGTGGTGATCACCGATACCACCTCCATCAACCTGTTCAAAGTGCTCAGCGCCGCGCTGACCGTGCAACGCGAACGCGCGCCAAGCCGCAAGGTGATCGTCAGCGAAGCGAGCAATTTCCCCACCGACCTGTACATCGCCGAAGGCCTCACCGAACTGCTGCAACAGGGCTACTCCCTGCGCCTGGTCAACAGCCCGGACGAACTGCCGAAAGCCATCGACCAGGACACGGCCGTGGTGATGCTTACCCACGTCAACTACAAGACCGGCTACATGTACGACATGCAGGCCCAGACTGCCTTGAGCCATGAATGTGGCGCGCTGGCGATCTGGGACCTGGCGCATTCGGCGGGCGCGGTGCCGATCGACCTGCATCAGGCCGGTGCCGATTATGCGATTGGTTGCACTTACAAATACCTCAACGGCGGGCCCGGCTCCCAGGCGTTTGTGTGGGTCAACCCGGCGCTGGTGGATGTGGTTACGCAGCCGCTGTCGGGCTGGTTCGGGCATACCCGACAGTTCGCCATGGAATCGCGTTATGCGCCGAGCCAGGGCATCGCCCGCTACCTGTGCGGCACCCAGCCGATTACCTCGCTGGCGATGGTGGAGTGTGGCCTGGATATTTTCGCCCAGACCGATATGGCCAGCTTGCGCTCTAAATCCCTGGCGTTGACCGACCTGTTCATCGAGTTGGTGGAAAGCTGTTGCGCCGCCCACGACCTGACCCTGATCACCCCGCGTGAGCATGCCCGACGGGGTAGCCACGTCAGCTTCGAACACCCGGAAGGCTACGCGGTTATCCAGGCCTTGATCGCTCGTGGCGTGATTGGTGATTATCGCGAGCCGCGCATCATGCGTTTCGGGTTTACCCCGCTGTACACCAGCTTTGCTGAAGTGTGGGATGCGGTGGAAATCCTGGGTGAGATTCTCGATCAGAAAACCTGGGACCAGCCGCAGTTCAAGGTTCGCCACAGCGTCACCTGA